Proteins found in one Arachis stenosperma cultivar V10309 chromosome 8, arast.V10309.gnm1.PFL2, whole genome shotgun sequence genomic segment:
- the LOC130946416 gene encoding uncharacterized protein LOC130946416 isoform X2, with amino-acid sequence MASSSRDQALSLFAAANNHGDVNVKLSSLTQAKDLLLSLDPSLSADLFPFFLELQSSPESLVRKLLIQLIEEIGFKAVDHSPALVSILLTFLRDADPIIVKQSIVSGTNIFCNVFVEMIVQFQQYGKVERWLEGVWMWMLKFKDAVFGIALEPGSAGIKLLGLKFLEIFVLLFTPDNNSPEKSTGEGSRQAANISWLVGGHPLLDPVALKSEANRTIGILLNLLQPGASLPGCLTITVINCLSAIARKRPQHYDTIFSALLDFNPNFQTAKRYHIASVQYSLRTAFLGFLRCTYSPILESRERLIKTLRAMNAADAADQVIRQVDKIIKNGDRSTRDARVIKDDQSSIQSHVSGELSRKRAIPLDNEHLANGHEAISKRIRSGPDPHLTLPVQVNDFGQDLNSVNGVSLNATALDGELTAVEQMIALIGALLAEGERGAESLEILVSKIHPDLLADIVITNMKHLPKTPPPLARIGNSPVPQQVGSQFSQSKVLAPSAPVSSIQSLAVTDQAPFPSTTITATSSSLSDINNLPADSKRDPRRDPRRLDPRRIAATLGGAAGSVGDDIVATKLELDDPVSLIKPSSPPVSSAEENNQSEATINLKNEDIISEGPSLSGPDRLTPKTEVLERPGDTQHIAEAIASLDSSVIPSDATDEDRSTVKLLEDTEANETDSLDFDQFSPDVQVASTSEDTCLELPQLPPYVDLTYEQETKVKHLAIRHIIESYRHLDGTGCQQFCMPLLARLVAQIDDDNEFIVMLQNQIVEDHWQKGHELVLYVLYHLHCLTVLDSVENSSSSSVLYEKFLLGVAKSLLESFPASDKSFSRLLGEVPLLPESALNILSDLCCSDVVDHNGKIIRDIERVTQGLGAIWSLILGRPQNRQACLGIALKCAVHPQDEIRAKAIRLVTNKLYQLSYIAEDVEKFATDTLLSAVDHDVSQSGPSEQRPEVACQEISGTSQVSESTLSEHDSDRTTKPVAQSLPSITFSEAQGLISLFFALCTKKPSLLQIVFDVYGRAPRMVKQAFHRHIPILLRALGQSYTELLHIISDPPQGSENLLTLVLQILTQDSTPSLELISTVKRLYETKFKDVSILVPLLSSLSKKEVLPIFPRLVDLPLEKFQRALAHILQGSAHTGPALTPVEVLVAIHGIVPEKDGLALKKITDACSACFEQRTVFTQQVLAKALNQMVDQTPLPLLFMRTVIQAIDAFPALVDFVMEILSKLVTKQVWRMPKLWVGFLKCVYQTQPRSFHVLLQLPPPQLESALNRHANLRGPLASHANQPAVKSTLPRATLEVLGLASESHVQQHLPTSLHPSDTNSSVQGATLT; translated from the exons ATGGCCTCTTCCTCCAGAGACCAAGCCCTCTCTCTCTTCGCCGCCGCCAACAACCATGGCGACGTCAACGTCAAGCTCTCATCCCTCACCCAAGCCAAGGACCTCCTTCTCTCCCTCGACCCTTCTCTCTCCGCTGACCTCTTCCCTTTCTTCCTCGAGCTTCAGTCCTCTCCCGAGTCCCTCGTTCGCAAATTGCTCATACA GTTAATTGAGGAGATTGGTTTTAAAGCAGTCGATCATTCTCCTGCACTTGTTTCTATACTATTAACATTTTTGCGAGATGCTGATCCGATAATTGTAAAGCAATCTATTGTTAGTGGCACGAACATCTTCTGTAATGTTTTTGTGGAGATGATTGTGCAG TTTCAACAATATGGTAAAGTAGAGAGGTGGTTAGAAGGGGTTTGGATGTGGATGCTTAAGTTCAAGGATGCTGTTTTTGGGATTGCTCTTGAG CCTGGTTCTGCCGGAATAAAGTTGCTGGGACTGAAATTCTTGGAAATATTCGTCTTGCTTTTTACTCCTGACAACAATAGTCCTGAGAAATCAACTGGAGAAG GATCTAGGCAAGCTGCTAATATATCATGGTTGGTTGGTGGTCACCCTCTTCTTGATCCGGTGGCTCTCAAGTCGGAGGCAAACAGGACCATTGGCATTCTATTAAATTTATTGCAGCCTGGTGCAAGTCTCCCTGGTTGTTTAACAATTACTGTTATAAATTG TTTATCAGCTATTGCAAGGAAACGGCCGCAACACTACGATACAATTTTTTCTGCATTGCTCGATTTTAATCCAAATTTTCAAACAGCGAAAAGATATCATATTGCCAGTGTTCAGTACTCTTTAAGAACTGCTTTTTTGGGGTTTCTTAGGTGCACTTATTCACCTATACTAGAG TCTCGAGAAAGATTGATAAAGACCCTGCGGGCCATGAATGCAGCGGATGCTGCCGATCAGGTCATCAGACAAGTtgacaaaattattaaaaacgGTGATCGTTCTACACGTGATGCTCGGGTTATCAAG GATGATCAATCATCAATTCAGTCACATGTTTCAGGGGAATTATCTAGAAAAAGAGCTATTCCTTTGGATAATGAACATCTGGCCAATGGTCATGAGGCAATCTCTAAGCGGATTCGATCTGGTCCTGACCCTCACTTAACTTTACCAGTTCAAGTAAATGATTTTGGACAGGATCTTAACTCTGTTAATGGAGTATCACTTAATGCTACTGCACTAGATGGTGAATTAACTGCAGTGGAGCAAATGATTGCTTTGATTGGTGCTTTGCTTGCTGAAGGAGAAAGAGGTGCTGAATCTCTTGAAATCCTTGTTTCCAAGATTCATCCTGATCTGTTGGCGGATATTGTGATAACAAATATGAAGCACTTGCCTAAGACACCCCCACCGCTAGCAAGGATTGGGAATTCGCCAGTACCTCAACAAGTTGGTTCCCAATTCAGTCAATCAAAAGTTTTAGCACCATCTGCTCCAGTAAGTTCTATCCAATCCTTGGCTGTTACGGACCAAGCACCATTCCCTTCAACTACAATCACTGCCACTAGTTCATCACTGTCTGACATCAATAATTTGCCTGCTGATTCTAAGCGCGACCCACGCAGG GATCCCCGTCGCTTGGATCCACGGCGTATAGCTGCAACTCTTGGTGGGGCAGCTGGGTCTGTTGGAGATGATATTGTGGCAACAAAATTAGAGTTAGATGATCCTGTATCTTTGATTAAGCCTTCTTCACCTCCTGTTTCCTCCGCTGAAGAAAATAATCAATCTGAGGCAACAATCAATCTGAAAAATGAGGATATCATTTCTGAAGGTCCCTCACTTTCTGGACCTGATCGGCTAACTCCCAAGACAGAGGTTCTGGAGAGGCCTGGAGATACCCAGCACATTGCGGAAGCAATTGCTTCTTTGGATTCCTCAGTCATTCCCTCTGATGCAACTGATGAAGATCGTAGTACAGTGAAGCTGTTGGAGGATACTGAAGCAAATGAGACCGACTCATTAGATTTTGATCAGTTTTCTCCTGATGTCCAAGTTGCATCTACATCAGAAGATACCTGTCTAGAATTACCACAGCTACCACCATATGTGGATCTAACCTATGAGCAGGAAACTAAGGTGAAGCACCTGGCTATTAGGCATATTATAGAGTCATACAGGCATTTGGATGGGACAGGATGTCAGCAATTTTGCATGCCACTCCTTGCTCGGCTTGTAGCTCAG ATTGATGACGATAATGAGTTCATTGTGATGTTGCAAAACCAAATTGTGGAAGACCACTGGCAAAAG GGTCATGAACTAGTGCTGTATGTTTTGTACCATCTGCACTGCCTCACAGTATTGGATTCAGTTGAAaactcttcatcttcttctgtCTTGTATGAAAAGTTTCTCTTGGGAGTG GCCAAATCTTTGTTGGAATCTTTTCCGGCTTCAGACAAATCTTTTAGTAGGCTTCTTGGTGAAGTTCCACTTTTGCCAGAATCTGCCTTGAATATTTTGAGTGATCTCTGCTGTTCTGACGTTGTTGATCATAATGGAAAAATTATTCGTGATATCGAACGTGTAACTCAAGGTCTAGGTGCTATATGGAGTTTAATTTTGGGGCGTCCACAAAATCGCCAAGCGTGCTTGGGCATAGCATTAAAG TGTGCTGTTCACCCACAAGATGAGATTCGAGCAAAAGCTATTCGGCTG GTGACAAACAAGCTCTATCAGCTTAGTTACATTGCAGAAGATGTTGAGAAATTTGCCACTGATACTCTTCTTTCTGCCGTAGACCATGATGTTTCGCAATCTGGACCCTCTGAACAGAGACCTGAG GTTGCATGTCAGGAAATAAGTGGCACATCACAGGTCTCAGAGTCTACCCTTTCAGAACACGACTCTGATAGAACCACTAAGCCAGTGGCTCAAAGTCTTCCGTCTATAACATTCTCTGAAGCTCAAGgcttaatttctttatttttcgctTTATGTACAAAG AAACCTAGTCTTCTTCAGATTGTATTTGATGTCTATGGGCGAGCCCCAAGGATGGTTAAGCAG GCTTTTCATCGCCACATTCCTATTCTTCTGAGGGCATTAGGGCAATCTTATACTGAATTGCTTCATATTATATCTGATCCACCACAAGGAAGTGAAAATCTTTTGACACTG GTACTGCAAATATTGACTCAAGATTCAACACCATCATTGGAACTGATATCTACTGTAAAACGTCTATATGAAACTAAATTTAAG GATGTTTCAATTCTGGTTCCACTGCTGTCATCACTCTCCAAAAAGGAG GTGTTACCAATATTCCCCCGCCTTGTTGACCTACCATTGGAGAAGTTTCAGAGGGCACTTGCTCACATACTACAG GGATCGGCTCATACAGGTCCAGCATTAACGCCGGTTGAAGTGTTGGTCGCAATCCATGGAATTGTTCCCGAGAAAGATGGCCTTGCACTTAAGAAG ATAACAGATGCTTGTTCAGCATGTTTTGAGCAGCGTACAGTGTTCACACAACAGGTTCTGGCAAAAGCATTGAACCAGATG GTTGACCAAACTCCGTTGCCTCTACTTTTCATGAGGACAGTTATTCAGGCAATTGACGCTTTCCCTGCATTG GTTGATTTTGTTATGGAGATACTTTCAAAACTTGTGACTAAACAG GTGTGGCGCATGCCAAAACTTTGGGTTGGTTTTTTAAAATGCGTATACCAGACTCAACCGCGTTCTTTTCATGTATTATTGCAG TTGCCACCGCCACAACTGGAAAGTGCTCTTAACAGGCATGCTAACCTCAGAGGTCCCCTTGCTTCCCATGCCAATCAACCAGCAGTAAAATCTACACTTCCTAG AGCAACTTTAGAAGTTCTGGGTCTTGCAAGTGAATCTCACGTGCAGCAACATTTGCCAACATCACTGCACCCATCTGACACAAATTCTTCAGTTCAAGGAGCAACACTGACATGA
- the LOC130946416 gene encoding uncharacterized protein LOC130946416 isoform X4, with product MASSSRDQALSLFAAANNHGDVNVKLSSLTQAKDLLLSLDPSLSADLFPFFLELQSSPESLVRKLLIQLIEEIGFKAVDHSPALVSILLTFLRDADPIIVKQSIVSGTNIFCNVFVEMIVQFQQYGKVERWLEGVWMWMLKFKDAVFGIALEPGSAGIKLLGLKFLEIFVLLFTPDNNSPEKSTGEGSRQAANISWLVGGHPLLDPVALKSEANRTIGILLNLLQPGASLPGCLTITVINWVSWIEQVQLLVCFITLRHADQFLTRS from the exons ATGGCCTCTTCCTCCAGAGACCAAGCCCTCTCTCTCTTCGCCGCCGCCAACAACCATGGCGACGTCAACGTCAAGCTCTCATCCCTCACCCAAGCCAAGGACCTCCTTCTCTCCCTCGACCCTTCTCTCTCCGCTGACCTCTTCCCTTTCTTCCTCGAGCTTCAGTCCTCTCCCGAGTCCCTCGTTCGCAAATTGCTCATACA GTTAATTGAGGAGATTGGTTTTAAAGCAGTCGATCATTCTCCTGCACTTGTTTCTATACTATTAACATTTTTGCGAGATGCTGATCCGATAATTGTAAAGCAATCTATTGTTAGTGGCACGAACATCTTCTGTAATGTTTTTGTGGAGATGATTGTGCAG TTTCAACAATATGGTAAAGTAGAGAGGTGGTTAGAAGGGGTTTGGATGTGGATGCTTAAGTTCAAGGATGCTGTTTTTGGGATTGCTCTTGAG CCTGGTTCTGCCGGAATAAAGTTGCTGGGACTGAAATTCTTGGAAATATTCGTCTTGCTTTTTACTCCTGACAACAATAGTCCTGAGAAATCAACTGGAGAAG GATCTAGGCAAGCTGCTAATATATCATGGTTGGTTGGTGGTCACCCTCTTCTTGATCCGGTGGCTCTCAAGTCGGAGGCAAACAGGACCATTGGCATTCTATTAAATTTATTGCAGCCTGGTGCAAGTCTCCCTGGTTGTTTAACAATTACTGTTATAAATTG GGTCTCATGGATAGAACAAGTTCAACTGCTTGTTTGTTTTATAACGTTGCGACATGCTGACCAGTTCCTTACGAGGAGTTAA
- the LOC130946416 gene encoding uncharacterized protein LOC130946416 isoform X6, whose translation MASSSRDQALSLFAAANNHGDVNVKLSSLTQAKDLLLSLDPSLSADLFPFFLELQSSPESLVRKLLIQLIEEIGFKAVDHSPALVSILLTFLRDADPIIVKQSIVSGTNIFCNVFVEMIVQFQQYGKVERWLEGVWMWMLKFKDAVFGIALEPGSAGIKLLGLKFLEIFVLLFTPDNNSPEKSTGEGSRQAANISWLVGGHPLLDPVALKSEANRTIGILLNLLQPGASLPGCLTITVINWIT comes from the exons ATGGCCTCTTCCTCCAGAGACCAAGCCCTCTCTCTCTTCGCCGCCGCCAACAACCATGGCGACGTCAACGTCAAGCTCTCATCCCTCACCCAAGCCAAGGACCTCCTTCTCTCCCTCGACCCTTCTCTCTCCGCTGACCTCTTCCCTTTCTTCCTCGAGCTTCAGTCCTCTCCCGAGTCCCTCGTTCGCAAATTGCTCATACA GTTAATTGAGGAGATTGGTTTTAAAGCAGTCGATCATTCTCCTGCACTTGTTTCTATACTATTAACATTTTTGCGAGATGCTGATCCGATAATTGTAAAGCAATCTATTGTTAGTGGCACGAACATCTTCTGTAATGTTTTTGTGGAGATGATTGTGCAG TTTCAACAATATGGTAAAGTAGAGAGGTGGTTAGAAGGGGTTTGGATGTGGATGCTTAAGTTCAAGGATGCTGTTTTTGGGATTGCTCTTGAG CCTGGTTCTGCCGGAATAAAGTTGCTGGGACTGAAATTCTTGGAAATATTCGTCTTGCTTTTTACTCCTGACAACAATAGTCCTGAGAAATCAACTGGAGAAG GATCTAGGCAAGCTGCTAATATATCATGGTTGGTTGGTGGTCACCCTCTTCTTGATCCGGTGGCTCTCAAGTCGGAGGCAAACAGGACCATTGGCATTCTATTAAATTTATTGCAGCCTGGTGCAAGTCTCCCTGGTTGTTTAACAATTACTGTTATAAATTG GATCACCTAa
- the LOC130946416 gene encoding uncharacterized protein LOC130946416 isoform X5: MASSSRDQALSLFAAANNHGDVNVKLSSLTQAKDLLLSLDPSLSADLFPFFLELQSSPESLVRKLLIQLIEEIGFKAVDHSPALVSILLTFLRDADPIIVKQSIVSGTNIFCNVFVEMIVQFQQYGKVERWLEGVWMWMLKFKDAVFGIALEPGSAGIKLLGLKFLEIFVLLFTPDNNSPEKSTGEGSRQAANISWLVGGHPLLDPVALKSEANRTIGILLNLLQPGASLPGCLTITVINWKVTSVSPTTPLYFFEL; the protein is encoded by the exons ATGGCCTCTTCCTCCAGAGACCAAGCCCTCTCTCTCTTCGCCGCCGCCAACAACCATGGCGACGTCAACGTCAAGCTCTCATCCCTCACCCAAGCCAAGGACCTCCTTCTCTCCCTCGACCCTTCTCTCTCCGCTGACCTCTTCCCTTTCTTCCTCGAGCTTCAGTCCTCTCCCGAGTCCCTCGTTCGCAAATTGCTCATACA GTTAATTGAGGAGATTGGTTTTAAAGCAGTCGATCATTCTCCTGCACTTGTTTCTATACTATTAACATTTTTGCGAGATGCTGATCCGATAATTGTAAAGCAATCTATTGTTAGTGGCACGAACATCTTCTGTAATGTTTTTGTGGAGATGATTGTGCAG TTTCAACAATATGGTAAAGTAGAGAGGTGGTTAGAAGGGGTTTGGATGTGGATGCTTAAGTTCAAGGATGCTGTTTTTGGGATTGCTCTTGAG CCTGGTTCTGCCGGAATAAAGTTGCTGGGACTGAAATTCTTGGAAATATTCGTCTTGCTTTTTACTCCTGACAACAATAGTCCTGAGAAATCAACTGGAGAAG GATCTAGGCAAGCTGCTAATATATCATGGTTGGTTGGTGGTCACCCTCTTCTTGATCCGGTGGCTCTCAAGTCGGAGGCAAACAGGACCATTGGCATTCTATTAAATTTATTGCAGCCTGGTGCAAGTCTCCCTGGTTGTTTAACAATTACTGTTATAAATTG GAAGGTGACAAGTGTCTCTCCTACAACTCCATTGTACTTTTTTGAATTATGA